A genomic region of Methanobacterium sp. contains the following coding sequences:
- a CDS encoding sulfurtransferase TusA family protein codes for MSEIKVDVKGETCPVPLVEVRKALKKAREGDIVKVTGTHPASKKEIPMAVEALGLELIDVQEENGIWTIKIRK; via the coding sequence ATGTCAGAAATAAAAGTAGATGTGAAGGGAGAAACATGCCCTGTACCTTTAGTAGAAGTTCGAAAAGCATTAAAAAAAGCTCGAGAAGGGGATATAGTCAAAGTAACTGGAACTCATCCCGCTTCCAAAAAAGAGATTCCAATGGCTGTTGAAGCTTTAGGTCTGGAGTTAATAGATGTTCAGGAAGAAAATGGAATATGGACAATTAAAATCCGTAAATAA
- the porC gene encoding pyruvate synthase subunit PorC — MIEIRFHGRGGQGVVTAAEILAKAAFEDGKYCQAFPFFGAERKGAPIVAFSRIDNKPIRRRYQIYNPDYVIVLDDTLLKAVDVLSGLKEGGKVIVNTQKDVDLGDNIDSYNIDATGIALDILGVPIVNTVMLGAFASATGEVTLDSIVKITKETFPGKIGEKNAEAAKIAFEEIKKSPGKIGEKSAEAAKIASEQINK; from the coding sequence ATGATCGAAATTCGCTTTCATGGACGTGGAGGACAGGGTGTAGTCACCGCTGCTGAGATTTTAGCAAAAGCTGCATTTGAAGATGGAAAATATTGCCAGGCGTTTCCGTTCTTCGGAGCTGAGCGGAAAGGTGCCCCTATCGTGGCGTTTTCAAGAATAGACAACAAACCAATAAGAAGAAGATATCAAATTTATAACCCTGATTATGTTATCGTATTAGATGATACTCTTTTAAAAGCTGTAGATGTATTATCTGGGCTTAAGGAAGGTGGAAAAGTAATTGTAAATACACAAAAAGATGTAGATCTTGGAGATAACATAGATTCTTATAATATTGACGCCACTGGAATTGCACTTGACATTTTAGGAGTTCCAATAGTAAATACCGTTATGTTAGGAGCATTTGCAAGTGCAACCGGTGAAGTTACACTTGATTCCATTGTAAAGATAACTAAAGAAACTTTCCCTGGAAAAATAGGTGAAAAGAATGCTGAAGCTGCAAAAATAGCATTTGAGGAAATTAAAAAATCTCCTGGAAAAATAGGTGAAAAGAGTGCTGAAGCTGCAAAAATAGCATCTGAACAAATTAACAAATAA